One segment of Streptomyces roseifaciens DNA contains the following:
- a CDS encoding LysR substrate-binding domain-containing protein, whose translation MSSAPHAPQAPAVPAVSSIAPGSRPRQPSLAQLRAFVAVAEHLHFRDAATALGMSQPALSGAVSALEDILDVQLLERTTRKVLLSPAGERLAARARTVLDAVAALMEEADAARAPFTGVLRLGVIPTVAPYLLPTVLRLVHDSYPDLDLQVHEEQTSSLLDGLTQGRLDLLLLAVPLGAPGVSEIPLFDEDFVLVTPRDHWLSGRGDIPREALRELELLLLDEGHCLRDQALDICREAGRTTGAAVTTSAAGLSTLVQLVGGGMGVTLLPRTALRVETERNEQLSTGHFADPVPSRRIALAMRTGAARQGEFEQFAAALRTAMRKLPVRIVNG comes from the coding sequence ATGTCGTCTGCACCGCACGCACCACAGGCGCCGGCCGTGCCGGCCGTGTCGTCCATAGCCCCGGGGTCGCGCCCCCGCCAGCCCAGCCTCGCCCAGCTGCGGGCCTTCGTCGCCGTCGCGGAGCACCTGCACTTCCGTGATGCCGCCACCGCGCTCGGGATGAGCCAGCCCGCGCTCTCGGGCGCCGTCTCCGCGCTGGAGGACATCCTCGACGTCCAGCTCCTCGAGCGTACGACGAGAAAGGTGCTGCTCAGTCCCGCGGGGGAGCGGCTCGCCGCCCGGGCCCGCACGGTCCTCGACGCCGTCGCCGCCCTGATGGAGGAGGCCGACGCGGCCCGCGCGCCCTTCACCGGCGTCCTGCGCCTCGGGGTGATCCCGACCGTCGCGCCCTACCTCCTGCCCACGGTCCTGCGCCTGGTCCACGACTCCTACCCCGACCTGGACCTGCAGGTCCACGAGGAGCAGACGTCCTCGCTGCTCGACGGGCTCACCCAGGGACGGCTGGACCTGCTGCTGCTCGCCGTGCCGCTCGGCGCGCCCGGCGTCAGCGAAATCCCCCTCTTCGACGAGGACTTCGTCCTGGTCACCCCGCGCGACCACTGGCTGTCCGGGCGCGGCGACATCCCGCGGGAGGCCCTGCGCGAGCTGGAGCTGCTCCTCCTGGACGAGGGCCACTGCCTGCGCGACCAGGCGCTGGACATCTGCCGGGAGGCCGGCCGGACGACCGGCGCGGCGGTGACCACCAGCGCGGCCGGCCTGTCCACGCTCGTCCAGCTGGTGGGCGGCGGCATGGGCGTCACCCTGCTGCCGCGCACGGCCCTGCGCGTCGAGACCGAGCGCAACGAACAGCTCTCCACCGGGCACTTCGCCGACCCGGTGCCCTCGCGCAGGATCGCCCTGGCGATGCGCACCGGGGCGGCGCGGCAGGGGGAGTTCGAGCAGTTCGCGGCGGCCCTGCGGACCGCGATGCGGAAGCTGCCCGTACGGATCGTCAACGGGTGA
- a CDS encoding isoprenyl transferase has product MKLRDLVYRLYARRVEGRLDHAQVPKHIGVILDGNRRWARADGRTTEQGHQAGADKISELLGWCAETDVEVVTLWMLSTDNLDRPAVELNPLLGIIENTVRGLAADGRWRVHHVGTMDLLPARTQSVLKEAEQDTLGTSGILVNVAVGYGGRQEIADAVRSLVLEAAENGTSFEELAETVDVEHITKHLYTRGQPDPDLIIRTSGEQRLSGFMLWQSAHSEYYFCEVFWPAFRKVDFLRALRDYAARHRRYGS; this is encoded by the coding sequence GTGAAGTTGCGCGACCTGGTGTACAGGCTCTACGCACGCCGGGTGGAAGGCCGCCTCGACCATGCGCAGGTGCCCAAGCACATCGGCGTCATCCTCGACGGCAACCGCCGCTGGGCGCGGGCCGACGGCCGCACGACCGAGCAGGGTCACCAGGCGGGCGCCGACAAGATCTCCGAGCTGCTCGGCTGGTGCGCCGAGACGGACGTCGAGGTCGTCACCCTCTGGATGCTCTCCACCGACAACCTCGACCGCCCGGCCGTGGAGCTCAACCCGCTGCTCGGCATCATCGAGAACACGGTGCGCGGCCTCGCCGCGGACGGCCGCTGGCGCGTGCACCACGTCGGCACGATGGACCTGCTGCCCGCCCGGACGCAGTCGGTGCTGAAGGAGGCCGAGCAGGACACGCTCGGCACCAGCGGAATACTGGTCAACGTGGCCGTCGGCTACGGCGGCCGGCAGGAGATCGCGGACGCGGTGCGCTCGCTGGTCCTCGAAGCCGCGGAGAACGGCACGTCCTTCGAGGAACTGGCCGAGACGGTCGACGTCGAGCACATCACCAAGCACCTCTACACGCGCGGCCAGCCCGATCCGGATCTCATCATCCGCACCAGCGGTGAACAGCGGCTGTCCGGCTTCATGCTCTGGCAGAGCGCGCACTCGGAGTATTACTTCTGCGAAGTCTTCTGGCCGGCTTTCCGGAAGGTCGACTTCCTGCGCGCATTGCGGGATTATGCGGCGCGTCACCGGCGGTACGGTTCCTGA
- a CDS encoding PhoH family protein — protein MVTSKKRRENDRRTYVLDTSVLLADPGAMSRFEEHEVVLPVVVVTELEAKRHHPELGYFARQALRLLDAYRVQFGRLDSPIPIGELGGTLRVELNHSDTGILPAGFRLGDNDSRILAVARNLQAEGYDVTVVSKDLPLRIKASAVGLLAEEYRAELAITDSGWTGMAELTVTAEQVDELFAAEAVHIPEAVELPVHTGLVLQSERGKALGRVAADGSVRLVRGDREAFGIHGRSAEQRVALDLLLDPEIGIVSMGGRAGTGKSALALCAGLEAVLERQQHRKVMVFRPLYAVGGQELGYLPGSEAEKMSPWAQAVFDTLSAVTSSEVIEEVTGRGMLEVLPLTHIRGRSLHDAFVIVDEAQSLERNVLLTVLSRIGANSRVVLTHDVAQRDNLRVGRYDGVVAVVEKLKGHPLFSHVTLTRSERSPIAALVTEMLEEGRI, from the coding sequence GTGGTGACCAGCAAGAAGCGCCGTGAGAACGACCGGCGCACCTACGTCCTCGACACCAGCGTCCTGCTGGCCGACCCAGGCGCCATGTCCCGCTTCGAGGAGCACGAGGTCGTGCTGCCCGTGGTGGTGGTCACGGAGTTGGAGGCCAAGAGGCACCACCCCGAGCTCGGTTACTTCGCGCGGCAGGCGCTGCGTCTGCTGGACGCGTACCGGGTGCAATTCGGCCGACTGGATTCCCCGATTCCGATCGGTGAACTGGGAGGGACGCTCAGGGTCGAGCTCAACCACTCGGATACGGGCATACTGCCCGCCGGTTTCCGCCTCGGTGACAACGACTCGCGCATCCTCGCGGTCGCCCGCAACCTCCAGGCCGAGGGGTACGACGTCACGGTCGTCTCCAAGGACCTGCCGCTGCGGATCAAGGCGTCGGCCGTCGGCCTGCTGGCCGAGGAGTACCGCGCGGAGCTCGCGATCACCGACTCCGGGTGGACCGGGATGGCGGAGCTCACCGTCACCGCCGAGCAGGTGGACGAGCTCTTCGCCGCCGAGGCCGTCCACATCCCGGAGGCCGTGGAACTGCCCGTGCACACCGGTCTGGTGCTGCAGTCCGAGCGGGGCAAGGCGCTCGGCCGGGTCGCGGCCGACGGCTCGGTGCGGCTGGTGCGCGGCGACCGCGAGGCGTTCGGCATCCACGGCCGCAGCGCCGAGCAGCGCGTCGCGCTCGACCTGCTGCTCGATCCCGAGATCGGGATCGTGTCGATGGGCGGCCGGGCCGGCACAGGCAAGTCCGCGCTGGCGCTGTGCGCGGGGCTGGAGGCCGTCCTGGAGCGGCAGCAGCACCGCAAGGTGATGGTCTTCCGGCCGCTGTACGCGGTCGGCGGGCAGGAGTTGGGGTATCTGCCGGGCAGCGAGGCGGAGAAGATGAGCCCCTGGGCCCAGGCCGTCTTCGACACCCTCTCGGCGGTGACGAGTTCCGAGGTGATCGAGGAGGTCACCGGGCGCGGCATGCTGGAGGTGCTGCCGCTCACCCACATCCGCGGCCGGTCACTGCACGACGCCTTCGTGATCGTGGACGAGGCACAGTCGCTCGAGCGGAACGTCCTGCTGACCGTCCTCTCCCGCATCGGCGCCAATTCGCGCGTCGTGCTCACGCACGACGTGGCGCAGCGCGACAACCTCCGTGTGGGGCGGTACGACGGCGTGGTCGCCGTGGTCGAGAAGCTGAAGGGGCATCCGCTCTTCTCGCACGTCACGCTCACGCGTTCGGAGCGTTCGCCGATTGCGGCGCTGGTGACCGAAATGCTGGAGGAAGGCCGGATCTGA
- the mgrA gene encoding L-glyceraldehyde 3-phosphate reductase, protein MTDSTHSAHYRAADSRYDAMEYRRTGRSGLKLPAISLGLWHNFGDDRSLESQRAILRRAFDLGVTHFDLANNYGPPPGSAELNFGKIFAQDFRPYRDEILISTKAGYLMHPGPYGEWGSRKYLLSSLDASLRRMGVDHVDIFYSHRFDPETPLEETMGALASAVQQGKALYAGVSSYSAEQTAEAARLLRAMGVPALIHQPSYSMINRWTEDDGLLDTLEAEGMGCIAFAPLAQGLLTDKYLHGVPEGSRASQGKSLDPGLLTEDVVGRLRGLNAIAGRRGQTLAQLALSWVLRDPRMTSALIGASSVGQLEANVAALGSPKLTDEELAEIDSLAVSTEGVNIWARRG, encoded by the coding sequence ATGACCGATTCCACACATTCCGCTCACTATCGTGCGGCCGATTCCCGCTACGACGCCATGGAGTACCGGCGAACGGGCCGCAGCGGGCTGAAGCTGCCCGCCATCTCCCTCGGACTGTGGCACAACTTCGGTGACGACCGCAGCCTGGAGTCGCAGCGCGCCATTCTGCGCCGTGCCTTCGACCTCGGTGTCACGCACTTCGACCTGGCCAACAACTACGGCCCGCCGCCCGGCTCCGCCGAGCTGAACTTCGGCAAGATCTTCGCACAGGACTTCCGGCCGTACCGCGACGAGATCCTGATCTCCACGAAGGCCGGGTATCTCATGCACCCCGGGCCGTACGGCGAGTGGGGCTCGCGGAAATACCTGCTGTCCTCGCTCGACGCGTCGCTGCGCCGGATGGGCGTCGACCATGTCGACATCTTCTATTCGCACCGGTTCGACCCGGAAACCCCGCTGGAGGAGACGATGGGCGCGCTCGCGTCCGCCGTTCAGCAGGGCAAGGCGCTCTACGCGGGCGTGTCCTCGTACAGCGCGGAGCAGACCGCCGAGGCGGCCCGGCTGCTGCGCGCGATGGGCGTGCCGGCGCTGATCCACCAGCCGTCCTACTCGATGATCAACCGGTGGACGGAGGACGACGGCCTGCTCGACACCCTGGAGGCGGAGGGCATGGGCTGCATCGCCTTCGCGCCGCTCGCGCAGGGCCTGCTCACCGACAAGTACCTGCACGGCGTCCCGGAGGGCTCGCGCGCGTCGCAGGGCAAGTCGCTGGACCCGGGGCTGCTGACCGAGGACGTGGTGGGCCGGCTGCGCGGCCTGAACGCGATCGCCGGGCGGCGCGGGCAGACGCTCGCCCAGCTGGCGCTCAGCTGGGTGCTGCGCGATCCGCGGATGACCTCGGCGCTGATCGGCGCGTCGAGCGTCGGCCAGCTGGAGGCCAATGTGGCCGCTCTAGGGTCGCCGAAGCTGACCGATGAGGAACTGGCGGAGATCGATTCCCTCGCGGTAAGCACCGAAGGCGTCAACATCTGGGCCCGGCGCGGCTGA
- a CDS encoding MFS transporter — protein MPRAVYLLALGIFAMVTSEFVVAGLMPQMADGLGVTVPEIGYLITAFAVAMAAGGPFLTVAVMRLRPRAALLTLFAVFLAGNVLAATATTYGAMLAARIVTGVAAQAFFGVSLSLCARLTRPEVRGRAIAVAMNGLMLGTLLGLPLSTLVGEHFGWRAAFWAISALALFAALCTALGIPDLDRPAEGGDLRRELAVFKRRKLWLALLTSTFVIGATFSAFSYFNPVLTEVTGFSAGSVPLLLIAYGAATVVGNWVVGRLADRYPVRVLLCGLVLNAVFLAGFALTAHLPVPTVAFLLGVGLVGVTMNPAMVTRVQRAGNAGPLVNSIHSSFITLGIIIGSSVGGLAIDAYGLRSPLWLGAAMAVVGVLTLVPDLPRRGLTRPAEGAAERTADAPGPVAASRRP, from the coding sequence ATGCCCCGCGCCGTCTACCTGCTAGCCCTGGGCATCTTCGCGATGGTGACCAGCGAATTCGTCGTCGCCGGACTGATGCCGCAGATGGCCGACGGGCTGGGAGTCACCGTTCCGGAGATCGGCTACCTCATCACCGCCTTCGCGGTCGCCATGGCCGCCGGCGGGCCGTTCCTGACCGTCGCCGTGATGCGGCTGCGGCCCAGGGCCGCCCTGCTGACGCTGTTCGCCGTCTTCCTCGCCGGCAACGTCCTGGCCGCCACCGCCACCACGTACGGCGCGATGCTGGCCGCGCGGATCGTCACGGGCGTCGCCGCGCAGGCCTTCTTCGGCGTCTCGCTGTCCCTGTGCGCCCGGCTCACCCGTCCGGAGGTACGCGGCCGCGCCATCGCCGTCGCCATGAACGGCCTGATGCTCGGCACCCTGCTGGGCCTGCCGCTGTCCACCCTCGTCGGCGAGCACTTCGGGTGGCGCGCCGCCTTCTGGGCCATCTCCGCCCTCGCCCTGTTCGCCGCGCTCTGCACCGCCCTCGGCATCCCCGACCTGGACCGCCCCGCCGAGGGCGGCGACCTCCGCCGGGAGCTGGCCGTCTTCAAGCGCCGCAAGCTCTGGCTCGCGCTGCTGACCAGCACCTTCGTCATCGGGGCGACGTTCTCGGCCTTCAGCTACTTCAACCCCGTCCTCACCGAGGTCACCGGCTTCTCCGCCGGCTCCGTCCCCCTGCTGCTCATCGCCTACGGCGCCGCCACCGTCGTCGGCAACTGGGTCGTCGGGCGCCTCGCGGACCGGTACCCCGTCCGCGTCCTGCTCTGCGGCCTCGTCCTCAACGCGGTCTTCCTCGCCGGCTTCGCCCTGACCGCGCACCTGCCCGTCCCCACGGTGGCCTTCCTGCTGGGCGTCGGCCTCGTCGGCGTCACCATGAACCCGGCGATGGTCACCCGCGTCCAGCGCGCCGGCAACGCCGGCCCGCTGGTCAACTCCATCCACTCCTCGTTCATCACCCTCGGGATCATCATCGGCTCGTCGGTCGGCGGGCTGGCCATCGACGCCTACGGCCTGCGCTCCCCGCTGTGGCTCGGCGCCGCCATGGCCGTCGTCGGGGTCCTCACCCTCGTTCCCGATCTTCCGCGGCGGGGCCTCACCCGTCCGGCGGAAGGTGCCGCCGAACGGACCGCCGACGCGCCCGGCCCCGTCGCGGCGTCAAGGCGGCCGTGA
- a CDS encoding endonuclease domain-containing protein yields MKADHLRLRELAVAQGGFVLTSQAVAAGLSRGAAARSLRRAGWTRLHAGAWAEPGREADLRLRLRALQLNRPELVVSHSSAAAAHGLVLIRPCRPEFTSRVGRRRAVDAVVHRLPLAETEVTVVSGVRVTTAVRTLSDLLRALPADEAVIAADSALANGLVRRDDVARALEAAPRRPRTRAARQALALTDPASGSPAESKARLEMGRAGLHPESQAGITTARGRTVRLDFLFRAAGLGIEIEGFAWHGTRAAHQNDTMRFNELAGCPEVRRVLRFTRDDVFYRPRLMIRTIRRALDDLRS; encoded by the coding sequence GTGAAGGCAGATCACCTGCGCCTGCGCGAACTTGCCGTCGCGCAAGGCGGATTCGTGCTGACCTCCCAGGCCGTGGCCGCCGGGCTGTCCCGTGGCGCAGCGGCCCGGTCGCTGCGCCGTGCGGGCTGGACGCGGTTGCACGCCGGGGCCTGGGCGGAGCCCGGCCGGGAGGCCGATCTGAGGCTGCGGTTACGGGCCCTGCAGCTGAACCGCCCGGAGCTGGTCGTGAGCCACAGCTCGGCCGCCGCCGCGCACGGCCTTGTGCTCATACGGCCGTGCAGGCCCGAGTTCACCTCCCGCGTGGGGCGCAGGCGCGCGGTGGACGCCGTCGTCCACCGCCTCCCGCTGGCGGAGACCGAGGTGACGGTGGTCTCCGGCGTCCGGGTCACCACGGCCGTACGGACCCTGTCCGATCTGCTGCGGGCACTGCCCGCCGACGAGGCCGTCATCGCCGCCGACTCGGCACTCGCCAACGGCCTGGTGCGCCGTGACGACGTCGCGCGGGCCCTCGAAGCGGCGCCGCGCCGCCCGCGCACCCGGGCGGCGCGGCAGGCGCTGGCGCTCACCGACCCGGCCAGCGGCTCCCCGGCCGAGTCCAAGGCCCGCCTGGAGATGGGCCGGGCGGGGCTGCACCCGGAGTCGCAGGCCGGGATCACGACGGCGCGCGGGCGTACGGTCCGGCTGGACTTCCTCTTCCGGGCGGCAGGGCTCGGCATCGAGATCGAGGGGTTCGCCTGGCACGGCACGAGAGCCGCCCACCAGAACGACACCATGCGCTTCAACGAGCTCGCCGGCTGTCCGGAGGTCCGCCGCGTCCTCCGTTTCACGCGGGACGACGTCTTCTACCGGCCCCGGCTCATGATCCGCACCATCAGGCGGGCCCTCGACGACCTCCGCTCCTGA
- a CDS encoding peroxiredoxin, producing MLTVGDKFPEFDLTACVDLDADKAFAQIDNKTHEGKWKVVFFWPKDFTFVCPTEIAAFGQLNDEFADRDAQILGVSGDSEFVHHAWRKDHKDLRDLPFPMLADAKHELMQACGVEGEDGYAQRAVFIVDPNNEIQFVMVTAGSVGRNPKEVLRVLDALQTDELCPCNWSKGEETLDAVKLLAGE from the coding sequence GTGCTCACTGTCGGTGACAAGTTCCCCGAGTTCGACCTGACCGCTTGTGTGGACCTCGACGCGGACAAGGCTTTCGCGCAGATCGACAACAAGACCCACGAGGGCAAGTGGAAGGTCGTCTTCTTCTGGCCCAAGGACTTCACCTTCGTCTGCCCGACCGAGATCGCCGCGTTCGGCCAGCTGAACGACGAGTTCGCCGACCGTGACGCCCAGATCCTCGGCGTCTCCGGCGACTCCGAGTTCGTCCACCACGCCTGGCGCAAGGACCACAAGGACCTCCGCGACCTGCCCTTCCCGATGCTGGCCGACGCCAAGCACGAGCTGATGCAGGCCTGCGGCGTCGAGGGCGAGGACGGCTACGCCCAGCGCGCCGTCTTCATCGTGGACCCGAACAACGAGATCCAGTTCGTCATGGTGACCGCCGGCTCCGTCGGCCGTAACCCCAAGGAGGTCCTGCGGGTCCTCGACGCCCTGCAGACGGACGAGCTGTGCCCCTGCAACTGGTCCAAGGGCGAGGAGACCCTCGACGCGGTCAAGCTCCTCGCGGGCGAGTGA
- a CDS encoding TetR/AcrR family transcriptional regulator, with translation MARPRKFDEERAVDAALEAFWTAGYEATSTQDLCDATGLGRSSIYNTFKSKHDLFRRALLRYMERKNGNIDAVLESAMPAREKIRALLGVIVEEEGLHAEDRRGCLVVNTCIELGSRDPEVAGVLERDYRRRFEALKAAIEAGQRDGDIDRAKDAGALAHFVIAAIGGMRVSARAGVGRQALEGIMRTTVDAL, from the coding sequence ATGGCCCGACCGAGGAAGTTCGACGAGGAGCGGGCGGTCGACGCCGCGCTGGAGGCGTTCTGGACCGCCGGGTACGAGGCGACCTCGACCCAGGATCTGTGCGATGCCACCGGCCTGGGCCGGAGCAGCATCTACAACACCTTCAAGAGCAAGCACGACCTCTTCCGGCGGGCCCTGCTCCGTTATATGGAGCGCAAGAACGGGAACATCGACGCGGTGCTGGAGAGTGCGATGCCCGCGCGGGAGAAGATCCGGGCGCTCCTCGGCGTCATCGTCGAGGAGGAGGGGCTCCATGCGGAGGACCGGCGCGGCTGTCTGGTCGTCAACACCTGTATCGAGCTGGGGTCCAGGGATCCCGAGGTGGCCGGCGTGCTGGAGCGTGACTACCGGCGGCGGTTCGAGGCACTGAAGGCCGCCATCGAGGCCGGGCAGCGGGACGGAGACATCGACCGTGCCAAGGACGCCGGCGCCCTCGCGCACTTCGTGATCGCGGCCATCGGCGGCATGCGCGTCTCCGCCCGGGCCGGTGTCGGGCGGCAGGCGCTCGAAGGGATCATGCGGACCACGGTCGACGCCCTTTGA
- a CDS encoding transglycosylase SLT domain-containing protein, producing the protein MSRISVRGFAVASATAVTTVGAVVGVAAGHDQGTNDRVEATAADTTLLADIPAGQNVRAQAASLTQQADTQSEAAESAAKKDAEEAARKQAAEDATAKKEAADEAAKKKEAEEKAKEREKEEKEQVSSRSATRDASSFPAKSSYSVAEVKAMARSMVPGDQFQCFSNIVNNESTWDYTAENPSSGAYGLVQSLPGSKMASAGADWRTNPATQIKWGLGYMNERYGSPCGAWSFWQANQWY; encoded by the coding sequence GTGAGCCGGATTTCGGTCCGGGGATTCGCCGTGGCATCCGCCACCGCGGTCACCACCGTCGGCGCCGTCGTGGGTGTCGCTGCAGGCCATGACCAGGGTACGAACGACCGGGTCGAGGCGACCGCAGCGGACACGACGCTCCTCGCGGACATCCCCGCAGGACAGAACGTCCGGGCACAGGCCGCTTCCCTGACCCAGCAGGCGGACACGCAGTCCGAGGCGGCCGAGAGCGCGGCCAAGAAGGACGCCGAGGAGGCCGCGCGCAAGCAGGCCGCCGAGGACGCCACCGCGAAGAAGGAAGCCGCGGACGAGGCCGCCAAGAAGAAGGAGGCCGAGGAGAAGGCCAAGGAGCGCGAGAAGGAGGAGAAGGAGCAGGTCAGCAGCCGCTCTGCGACTCGCGACGCCTCGTCCTTCCCCGCCAAGAGCTCCTACTCCGTCGCCGAGGTCAAGGCGATGGCCCGCTCCATGGTCCCCGGCGACCAGTTCCAGTGCTTCAGCAACATCGTGAACAACGAGAGCACCTGGGACTACACGGCGGAGAACCCCTCCTCCGGCGCGTACGGCCTGGTGCAGTCGCTCCCCGGCTCCAAGATGGCCTCCGCCGGCGCCGACTGGCGGACCAACCCCGCCACCCAGATCAAGTGGGGCCTCGGCTACATGAACGAGCGCTACGGCAGCCCCTGCGGCGCCTGGTCGTTCTGGCAGGCCAACCAGTGGTACTAG
- a CDS encoding AI-2E family transporter, producing MSRLPRWVGGVGAGLTRLARRLEERTAEVEGAAPAADATGAAGAPESGRAADPARASLPIRSGSAGDSTGSTDSAGSGASAGSAGSAPEHPGSAAGAAPAPAAGDPAPEHVPPPPGYAPAVPARPDPVAAVPWGVRVAAEVAWRLLILAGTLWVLMRVISSVRLVVLSFVAGLLITALLQPTVAWLKRRGVPRGLATAMTFISGFVVMGLVGWFVVWQVTDNLDDLSGQVQQGIKDLKHWLLTSPFHVTENQINNIADNLSTAIGANTKDITTAGIEGVQVILEVLTGILLAMFSTLFLLYDGPRIWEWLLKLFPAAAREGVAGAGPRAWATLTAYVRGTVIVALIDAIFIGIGLFFLKVPLAVPLAVFIFLFAFIPLVGAVVSGALAVVVALVTKDVFTALMVLTVVLAVQQIEGHVLQPFILGRAVRVHPLAVVLSVAAGSLVAGIGGAVVAVPLAAVTNTVVGYLRAYAKDKALATAPPDEPVPGGPVPDGPRPDGAPSGPSS from the coding sequence ATGTCCAGATTGCCACGATGGGTCGGTGGCGTGGGAGCGGGTCTGACCCGTCTCGCCCGGCGACTCGAGGAGCGCACGGCCGAGGTGGAGGGCGCGGCACCGGCCGCCGACGCCACCGGTGCCGCCGGCGCGCCCGAGTCCGGCCGCGCCGCCGACCCTGCACGCGCCTCCTTGCCGATACGTTCCGGCTCCGCCGGTGACTCCACGGGCTCCACGGACTCCGCGGGCTCCGGCGCCTCTGCCGGTTCCGCCGGTTCCGCCCCGGAGCATCCGGGGTCCGCAGCCGGAGCCGCACCCGCGCCCGCCGCAGGCGACCCCGCACCCGAGCACGTACCGCCGCCGCCCGGGTACGCACCCGCGGTCCCGGCGCGCCCCGACCCCGTGGCCGCCGTGCCCTGGGGCGTGCGGGTCGCGGCCGAGGTCGCCTGGCGGCTGCTGATCCTGGCGGGCACCCTCTGGGTGCTGATGCGCGTGATCAGCTCGGTCCGCCTGGTGGTGCTGTCCTTCGTCGCCGGCCTGCTGATCACCGCGCTGCTGCAGCCCACCGTCGCCTGGCTCAAGCGCCGCGGCGTGCCGCGAGGGCTCGCCACGGCCATGACCTTCATCTCCGGCTTCGTCGTCATGGGCCTGGTCGGCTGGTTCGTGGTGTGGCAGGTGACGGACAACCTCGACGACCTGTCGGGACAGGTGCAGCAGGGCATCAAGGACCTGAAGCACTGGCTGCTCACCAGCCCGTTCCACGTCACCGAGAACCAGATCAACAACATCGCCGACAACCTCAGCACGGCCATCGGCGCCAACACCAAGGACATCACCACCGCCGGCATCGAGGGCGTCCAGGTGATCCTGGAGGTGCTGACCGGCATCCTGCTGGCGATGTTCAGCACGCTCTTCCTGCTCTACGACGGGCCGCGGATCTGGGAGTGGCTGCTGAAGCTGTTCCCGGCGGCGGCGCGCGAGGGCGTGGCGGGCGCGGGCCCGCGCGCGTGGGCGACGCTGACCGCCTATGTGCGGGGCACGGTGATAGTGGCCCTGATCGATGCGATCTTCATCGGCATAGGGCTGTTCTTCCTCAAGGTGCCGCTCGCGGTGCCGCTGGCCGTCTTCATCTTCCTGTTCGCCTTCATCCCGCTGGTCGGTGCCGTGGTCTCCGGCGCGCTCGCGGTGGTCGTGGCGCTGGTGACGAAGGACGTCTTCACGGCCCTGATGGTGCTGACCGTGGTGCTCGCGGTGCAGCAGATCGAGGGCCATGTGCTGCAGCCGTTCATCCTCGGCCGCGCCGTGCGCGTCCACCCGCTCGCGGTCGTGCTCTCGGTGGCCGCGGGCTCCCTGGTCGCCGGCATCGGCGGCGCGGTGGTCGCGGTTCCGCTGGCCGCGGTGACCAATACGGTCGTCGGCTATCTGCGGGCCTACGCCAAGGACAAGGCCCTGGCCACGGCGCCACCGGACGAACCCGTCCCCGGCGGACCCGTTCCGGACGGCCCCCGCCCGGACGGGGCCCCATCGGGACCGTCCAGCTGA
- a CDS encoding alkyl hydroperoxide reductase produces MALDELKSAIPDYAKDLKLNLGSVIGNSDLPQQQLWGTVLSCAIATRSPIVLRELEPVAKANLSPEAYTAAKSAAAIMAMNNVYYRTRHLLSDPEYGNLRAGLRMNVIGNPGVEKVDFELWSLAVSAINGCGLCLDSHEQVLRKAGVSRETIQEAFKIAAVLQAVGATLDAEKVLADNA; encoded by the coding sequence ATGGCGCTCGATGAGCTGAAGTCCGCCATACCGGACTACGCCAAGGACCTGAAGCTGAACCTCGGCTCGGTCATCGGCAACTCCGACCTGCCGCAGCAGCAGCTGTGGGGCACCGTCCTCTCCTGCGCGATCGCGACCCGCTCGCCGATCGTGCTGCGCGAGCTGGAGCCGGTCGCCAAGGCCAACCTGTCGCCCGAGGCGTACACGGCCGCCAAGTCGGCCGCCGCCATCATGGCGATGAACAACGTCTACTACCGCACCCGGCACCTGCTGTCGGACCCGGAGTACGGCAACCTGCGTGCGGGCCTGCGGATGAACGTCATCGGCAACCCGGGCGTGGAGAAGGTCGACTTCGAGCTGTGGTCGCTGGCCGTCTCGGCCATCAACGGCTGCGGCCTGTGCCTCGACTCGCACGAGCAGGTCCTCCGCAAGGCGGGCGTCTCGCGCGAGACGATCCAGGAAGCGTTCAAGATCGCCGCGGTCCTCCAGGCCGTCGGCGCCACCCTGGACGCCGAGAAGGTCCTGGCGGACAACGCCTGA